Genomic segment of Sulfitobacter faviae:
GCCAGCCTGCACCACTTCCACTACCGCGCCGGGGATTACTTCGACGAGGCCGAGGATGACGCCGACTGGTTCGCCTTCCGCCGCAGCCGCCGCACGGTGATTGGCCATGACACATGGTTGGGCCACGGCGCGCAGGTCCGGCCCGAGGTGACCATCGGCCACGGCGCGGTGGTGGCGGGCGGAGCCATCGTCACCCGCGATGTCGCCCCCTATATGATCGTCGCCGGCATCCCCGCCAAGCCGCTGCGCCGCCGCTTTTCCGAAAGCATCGCCGCGCGGATAGAGGAATTGGCGTGGTGGGATTGGCCCCATGATCGGCTGCAAGCATCGCTCAAGGACTTCCAAACGCTATCCGCCGAAGCGTTTTTGGAGAAATACGGCTAGTCGCCGGGGTTGAGCGTCAGCGTCACCCGGTCACCCGCGAACCAAGTCACCCCGTATTCCACCGGCACGCCCTCGGGGTCCACGTTGATCCCCGCCGAGCGCAGGATCGGCGCGCCTTCGGACAGCCGCAGATGCAGCGCCTGCGTGGCAGTGGCAAGCTTCGCCGTCAGCCGGGTCGAGGCGCGGGTGTAATCCGCCACCCCGCCCTGCGCCAAGGCGGTGGTGACGGAACGGCTGGCCTCAAGCGCCGCCAACAGATCGGGAAACCGCGCGGCGGGAAAGATGCTGCGGAAGATCGCGATGGGCTGCTCATCGGCCAGCGACAGCCCCTCATAGACATGCACCTGCGCCTCGCCCTCCAGCCCCAACTGCGCGGCCTCATGGGCCGAGGCGGCGCGTGTCTCCAAGGTCAAGACCTCCTTGGCTGGCACCCGCCCCGCCGCCGCGAGGTTTTGGTGAAAGCGCACCCGTTTGCCGATGGGATAATCCGTGGGCCGCTGCGCCACGAAGACCCCCGCCCCCCGGCGGCTATAGGTCAGCCCGCTCTCGTTCATGTCGCTGATCGCGCGGCGCACCGTGTGCCGGTTGACCCCAAAGCGCGCCGCCAATTGCGCCTCGGTCGGGAGCCGGTCACCGGGGGCGTATTTCCCCGTGGCGATGTCATGGGTCAGGGCGGCGGTAATGGTTTTCCAGATCGCAGTACGGGCCATGTCGCAGAAGTTTCACATATCCAAGCTTGCGCCAGCGGAAGGCCAGCGGCTAATACTTGTCTAGTTGTATAGTAAATTAGACAAATGCACAAGGTGTCTAGATGACGGTTGAAACCAAGGAAAAGACCCGCGACAGGCAGGCGTGGATGGGCCTGCTCGCACGGGCCGAGGCCCGCGATCTCGCCCGGCTTTGGGAGGGCTTCGGCCCCCTGCCCGCCCATGAGGTGCTCCGCGCGCCTGAGATCGGCGGCGTCATGCTGCGGGGCCGGATGGGCGCTGTGGGCGATGCCTTCAACATGGGTGAGATGTCAGTCACGCGCTGTTCGGTCCGGCTGACGGATGGGCCAGACGGGCACGCCTATGTGCAGGGCCGCAGCCGCGACAAGGCGCTGCAAGCAGCCCTTGCCGACGCGCTGATGCAGGGTGATGCGGCGGATGAGGTCCGCGCGAAACTGCTCGACCCGCTGGCCGAGATCGAGGGCCAGCGCCGCGCCAGCCGTGCCGCCAAGGCCGCCGCCACCAAGGTCGACTTTTTCACCATGGTCAGAGGAGAAGACTGATGCAGACCCTATCGCTGACAGGTGGGTTTCGCGACGCGCCCAAAGACGCCGCTTTTGCCTTTCGCGCGGTGATGAACGCCATGGCCAAACCGGGGGAGATCAACAGCGTGACCGGGGCCGAACCGCCTGCGGGTCTCTCCACCGCCGCCGGGGTTGTCCTGCTGACGCTCTGCGACCCCGAAACGCCGCTCTACCTCGCGCCCGGCTTCGACCGGCCCGAAGTGCGCGACTGGATCACCTTCCACACCGGCGCGCCCTTCGCCCCCGCAACTGCGGCGCAATTCGCCTTGGGCGCTTGGGACGATCTGCCGCGCGGCGACTTCCCCCTCGGGACCGCCGCCTACCCCGACCGCTCTGCCACGCTGATCGTCGAGGTGGATGATCTGCACGGCGATGGCGCGACCCTCTCCGGCCCCGGCATCAAAGACAGCGCGGCATTGTCTCTGCCCGAGCGCGCCGCCTTCCAACAAAACGCGGCGCTCTTCCCGCGTGGGCTGGATTTCATTTTCACCTGCGGCGACCGTCTGGCGGCGCTGCCCCGAAGCACAAAGGTGTCCTGATGTATGTAGCGGTAAAAGGCGGCGAGCGGGCGATCGACAACGCCCACGCATGGCTCGCCGAAGAGCGGCGCGGTGACGCAAAGGTGCCCGAACTCAGCGTCGCGCAGATTCGCGAGCAGATGACGCTGGCGGTGAACCGGGTGATGGCCGAAGGCTCACTCTATGATCCCGACCTCGCTGCGCTGGCGATCAAACAGGCGCGGGGCGATCTGATCGAAGCGGTGTTTCTCATCCGCGCCTATCGCACCACCCTGCCGCGTTTCGGGGCCTCGCGCCCGATGGACACCGGAACCATGGCCTGCGACCGCCGCGTCTCGGCCACCTTCAAGGACGCGCCGGGCGGGCAGGTCTTGGGGCCGACCTTCGACTACACGCACCGGCTGCTGGATTTCAAACTCGCCGCCGATGGTGAGGTGCCCCCGGCCCCCGAAGCGCCCGAGGCCGAACCGCCCGCGGAGACGCCGCACATCATGGAATTCCTCGACCGCGAAGGGTTGATGCAGCGCGACACGGACAGCAAGACCCCGCCGCGCGACCTGACCCGCGAGCCGCTGGAACTCCCCGCCACGCGCGACCTGCGCCTGCAAGCGCTGACCCGTGGCGACGAGGGCTTTGTTCTCGGCATGGCCTACTCCACGCAACGCGGCTATGCGCGCAACCACGCTTTCGTCGCGGAACTGCGCATCGGCAAAGTCGCGGTCGAAATGGATATTCCCGAACTGGGTTTCGCCATTGAGATCGGCGAGGTCGAGCTGACCGAATGTGAGACGGTGAACCAATTTGCAGGCTCCAAGACCGAGCCGCCGCAGTTCACCCGCGGCTATGGGCTGGTCTTCGGCATGTCCGAGCGCAAGGCGATCTCCATGGCGCTGGTAGACCGGGCCTTGCGTTGGGAGGAGTTGGGCGAAGACAACCTCGGCGCGCCGGCGCAGGACGCGGAATTCGTGCTCTATCACGCCGACAACATTCAGGCGACGGGGTTCTTGGAGCATATCAAACTGCCCCATTACGTCGACTTCCAATCCGAACTCGAACTGATCCGCAAACTGCGCCGCGAGGCGACAGCCGCGGCGCAAGACGCAGCACGGGAGGCCGCGGAATGAACCTTGCGATGACACAGAGTGACCAAGACAGGCATGAGGACCGGGGCATGAACGACTACAATTTTGCCTATCTGGACGAGCAGACCAAACGGATGATCCGCCGCGCGATCCTGAAAGGGCTGGCGATCCCGGGCTATCAGGTGCCCTTTGCCAGCCGCGAGATGCCGATGCCTTACGGCTGGGGCACTGGCGGGGTGCAAGTCTCTGCCGCGGTGCTGACGCCCGAGGATACCTTCAAGGTGATCGACCAAGGGGCCGATGACACGACCAACGCCGTCTCGATCCGCCGCTTTTTTCAAAAGACCGCCAGTGTCGCCGTGACCGAAGCCACGACCGAGGCCAGCGTCATCCAAACCCGCCACCGCATCCCCGAAGCCACGCTGCGCGAGGATCAGGTGCTGGTCTATCAGGTGCCGATCCCCGAACCGCTGCGCTTTCTTGAGCCTTCGGAGGTCGAGACCCGCAAAATGCACGAGCTGGAGGAATACGGGCTGATGCATGTGAAACTTTACGAAGACATCGCCCAGCACGGCGCGATTGCCACGGCCTATGCCTATCCGGTCAAGGTCGAGGGGCGCTACGTGATGGACCCATCGCCGATCCCGAAATTCGACAATCCGAAACTGGAAATGGCCGCGATCCAACTCTTCGGCGCGGGGCGCGAGCAGCGGATCTATGCGCTGCCGCCCTATACGCAGGTCGTCTCGCTGGATTTTGAGGACCACCCCTTTGAGGCGAGCAAGGCCGACCATCCTTGCGGCCTCTGCGGGGCCGAGGACAGCTATCTGGATGAGTTGATCGTCGATGATGCAGGTGGGCGTTTGTTCATGTGCTCCGACACCGATTATTGCGCGGCCCGTCAGGCCGCCGGGCATCGCGGCGCGGATGCGGCACCTGTGGTGGAGGGCATGGCATGACCCCCTTGTTGCAAGTGGAAAACATCGCGAAATTCTATGGTGCGCGGATCGGCTGCACCGATGTCAGCTTTGACCTCTTCCCCGGCGAAGTCATGGGGATCGTCGGGGAAAGCGGCTCGGGCAAGTCGACGCTGCTGAACACGCTGGCGGGGCATCTGACGCCGGATCGCGGGGCGGTGCGTTTCGACACCCGCGCCGACGGGCTGCGCGACACGGTGACGATGAGCGAGCCGGAGCGCCGGATGCTGTCGCGCACCGATTGGGCCTTTGTCCACCAGCACGCCCGCGACGGGCTGCGCATGAACGTCAGCGCAGGCGGCAATGTCGGTGAGCGGCTGATGGCCGTGGGCGCGCGGCACTACGGCGACATCCGCGCCAGCGCCACCGATTGGCTGGGCCGGGTTGAGATCAACGAAGACCGGATCGACGACCGGCCTTCGGCCTTCTCTGGCGGGATGCAGCAGCGTTTGCAGATCGCCCGAAACCTTGTGACCGGACCGCGGCTGGTCTTCATGGACGAACCCACAGGCGGGCTGGACGTGAGCGTTCAGGCGCGGCTGCTCGACCTGCTGCGCGGGCTTGTGCGCGAGATGGGGCTGAGCGCCATCATCGTGACCCATGATCTGGCGGTGGTGCGGCTCTTGGCGGATCGGTTGATGGTGATGAAAGACGGCCATGTGGTGGAAACCGGCCTGACCGATCAGGTGCTCGACGACCCGCAGCACGGCTATACGCAGCTTTTGGTCTCTAGCGTGCTACAGGTGTGAACATGCAAAGAAAACCATTCAATTTCAGAATTATACCGAGCAAGGCTAAACCATGATACGCGTGGAAAATGTAAGCAAATCCTTCACCCTGCACAATCAGGGCGCTGCGGTGATCCCGGTGATGCGCGGCGGTGAGTTGACCGTGGCGCGGGGCGAATGCGTGGCGCTGACTGGCGCTTCGGGCGCCGGGAAATCGACGCTGATGCGGATGATCTATGGCAACTACCTGACCGCCTCGGGCCGGATCATGGTGGGCGATCTGGATGTCGCCCAAGCTGCCCCACGCGAGATACTGGAGCTGCGCCGTCATGTGCTGGGCTATGTCAGCCAGTTCCTGCGCGTCGTGCCACGGGTAGCAACGCTGGATGTGGTAGCCGAGCCGCTGCGCGCGGTGGGCAGCAGTGAGGCCGAGGCACGGGCCCGCGCCGAAGAATTGCTGGCACAACTCAACATCCCCGAACGGCTTTGGCAGCTCAGCCCCACGACCTTTTCCGGCGGGGAGCAGCAGCGGGTGAACATCGCGCGCGGCTTTGCGCATCCCTACCCCGTCCTGCTGCTGGACGAGCCGACGGCGAGCCTTGATGCCACCAACCGCGCCACGGTGCTGGCGCTGATCGAAGAGGCCAAAGCCCGCGGCACGGCGATCTTGGGCATCTTCCATGACGAAGCCGCCCGCGACCAAATCTGCGACCGCGAAGTGGACGTGACCCGCTTCACCCCCGGATTGGCGGCATGAGCGGGCGTTTCATCGCGGTTGTGGGGCCGTCGGGCGTGGGCAAGGACAGCGTGATGGCAGCGCTTGCCGAGGCGCAGCCCGACCTCTTCCTCGCCCGCCGCGCCATCACCCGGCCCAGCGAAGCGGGCGGCGAAGACTTCGACGGGATCGAAGAGGACACGTTCCTGCGGCTGGAGGCCGAAGGCGCCTTTGCCCTCAGCTGGGCCGCGCATGGGCTGCGCTACGGCATTCCCATCGCGGTCGATATGGCGCTGGCCGAGGGGCGCGACGTGCTGGCCAACCTCTCGCGCGCGGTGCTGACCGAAGCGAAGCTCAGGTTTGACCGGTTCGAGGTGCTGTCGCTCACCGCCGCGCCCGAAGTGCTGGCCGCGCGGCTGCGGGGCCGTGGGCGCGAGAGTGAAGCGGAAATCACCGCCCGACTGGCCCGCGCCGAACGGGCCTTGCCCGACCATATCGCCGCCATCGAGATCGACAACTCCGGCCCGCTGAAGCAGACCGTGGCACAGGCGCTGGCGGCGTTTTATCCCGAAAGGGCCGCGCGGTGAACCTCATGGAACATACCGTCTTCGGCCTGCCCCACCAGTGTCAGGCTGTCCAGCACGAAGGGCTGCGGCAGATGCGGCGTGATATAGGGGGCGAGCGCTGCGGTGACCTGCGGCAGATCGGCCTTGGGCAGTTTGCCGGTCAGGGTGATGTGAAAGCGGAACGCCTCCATCACATAAGGATAGCCCCATTGGCTGAGGTTGGCCTCCTGCTCTGGGGTCAGATTGGCCTGACGCCTGCGGGCCAGATCGGCCTCGGTCGGCGGCGCGCGGAAAGTATCGAGGCCGCGCACCACCTCGGCGGCAATCGCGTTGAGCGCGGCGGTGTCCCCCTCGGGCGTCAGCGCCAGAAACCGGCCCAGCGGGGTCAGCGCCAGCCCGTCCAGCGTGACCGGCGCAAGCCGCTTGCAAAGCGTCTTGAACTCGGTCAACACCCCGTCAGCCGTGGTGCCTTCGGCCAGCACGAACGGCGGCTTGACCGTCGCGTGCAGCCCGTATTTGCGCGGCGTTTCGGTCAGGGCGGCCACGTCCAGCCCCGCGACCTCAGGATGCGCCACGGCACGCCCGCGCGCCAAATCCCACCCCAGCCAAGCGGCCCCAGCCTCGGCCAATGCGCCCTGTGGCGTGTAATAGATCGCGTAGCGGTCGAACTTCATTCATCTTCTCCCTGCATCCATGGATGCGCAACAAGCGTGACCTTCACATGACAAAAGAAACCATTCTCGCCAATGCCAAAATTATCCTGCCCGATGCGGTGATCCCCGGCAGCGTGGTGCTGCGCGACGGGGTGATCGCCGAGATCGCCGAAGGCACCGCCCTGCCCAAAGGGGCGATCGATTGCGAAGGCCGCTACGTCGCCCCCGGGCTGGTGGAGCTGCATACCGACAACCTAGAGCGCCACATGAAGCCGCGGCCCAAGGTCGACTGGCCGCACCGTGCCGCTATCATCGCCCATGACCGCGAACTGGCGGGCACCGGGATCACCACGGTTTTCGACGCGATCCGGGTGGGGTCGATCCTGTCGGACGAAGGGCGCAAACGTTACGGAAAATACGCCCGCGACATGGCCGATGAGATCCTGATGATGCGCGACAGCGGGGCGCTGGCGATCAGCCACCACATCCACCTGCGCGCCGAGATCTGTTCCGAAACGCTGGAGGAGGAACTGGCCGAGTTTGGCCCCGACGATAAGGTCGGCATCGTCAGCCTGATGGATCACACCCCCGGCCAGCGGCAATTCCGCGACGTGCAAAAATTCGAGGATTACGTCTGCGGCAAGAACGGCCTGCCGCGGGAGGATTTCGGCGATTACGTCACCTTCCTACATGGGTTGCAGGACCGGCTTGGCGCGAAACATGAAGCGGCCGCGGTGGCGGCGGCGGCGCGCTATGGCGCGGCGCTGGCCAGCCATGACGACACCACCGCCGCACAGGTCGCGACCAGCCATGCCCATGGCGTGCGGCTGGCCGAATTCCCCACCACCCGCGAAGCGGCAGAGGCGTGCCATGCCCAAGACATCGCCACGATCATGGGCGCGCCGAACCTCGTGCGCGGCGGCTCACATTCGGGCAATGTCGCGGCCAAGGAACTGGCGGAACTGGACCTGCTCGATATCCTGTCGTCCGACTATGTGCCCGCAGCCCTTTTGCTGGGCGCAGTGCAACTGGGCAACCTATGGGGCGACATGGCACGCGGGCTCGCCACCGTGACCCGCACGCCCTCGCATCACGCAGGGTTGACCGACCGGGGCGAGATCGCCCTGGGCGCGCGGGCCGATCTGATCCTCTTTGACATCATGAAAGACGCGCCGATTTTGCGCGCGGTCTATGCCATGGGCAACCGCGTGGCGTAACCGCGCCCTGCCCCCTGCGCATCCGCCGGTCCCGGCGGGTGCCCCTCCCACCTATTTGCGCAAAAACCCGCCCCTTGTACGAATGTGGCTTTTTGCCCTCGTCTTGTCCCTCCATAAGGCTAGGTTAAACAAACCTGCATCTTGCAGTAATAATTTAGCCGGTCATCATGGCCGACAAGTTTGAGGAAAATGGTGCGAGAAGCATTCAGATTGGCGAGTGATCGCCTTGGCCAGATCGTCGAAGATGCGGCCAGCGAAGTTTACCTGTTTTCAGTCGAAGATTTCACCTTCACCCTCGCCAATCGCGGCGCGCGGGAGAACCTTGGCTATTCGATGGATGAGCTGCGCGGCATGGCGGCTTGGGACATCAAGCCCGAACTCTCGCGCGAGGCCTTTCTGGAACTCGTCCAACCGCTGCTGAGCGGTGAGAAGACGATGTTGGAATATGAGACGATCCACCAACGCAAGGACGGGTCGCGCTATAACGTGCTGACCCATCTGCAATTGATCGTGACTGAGAATGACACGGTCCTCTACGCGGCCATTCAGGACATTACGAAACAAAAAGAGGCCAACGCGGCGCTGACCAAGGTCTCGGCCCGGCTGGACGCCATCCTGAGCAACACGACGATGGCCATCTTCATGATGGACGACAAACAGCAATGCGTTTTCATGAACCGCGCCGCAGAAGAGCTGACCGGCTATCGGTTCGAGGAAACCGCAGGCCGACCGTTGCATGATGTGATCCAC
This window contains:
- a CDS encoding chloramphenicol acetyltransferase — its product is MARLKPDAPFLHPDCEVTDTQFGRYVEIGRATRLAHSEIGDYSYCDRWCDIANTQVGKFSNIAASVRIGATDHPMEKASLHHFHYRAGDYFDEAEDDADWFAFRRSRRTVIGHDTWLGHGAQVRPEVTIGHGAVVAGGAIVTRDVAPYMIVAGIPAKPLRRRFSESIAARIEELAWWDWPHDRLQASLKDFQTLSAEAFLEKYG
- the phnF gene encoding phosphonate metabolism transcriptional regulator PhnF — its product is MARTAIWKTITAALTHDIATGKYAPGDRLPTEAQLAARFGVNRHTVRRAISDMNESGLTYSRRGAGVFVAQRPTDYPIGKRVRFHQNLAAAGRVPAKEVLTLETRAASAHEAAQLGLEGEAQVHVYEGLSLADEQPIAIFRSIFPAARFPDLLAALEASRSVTTALAQGGVADYTRASTRLTAKLATATQALHLRLSEGAPILRSAGINVDPEGVPVEYGVTWFAGDRVTLTLNPGD
- the phnG gene encoding phosphonate C-P lyase system protein PhnG; amino-acid sequence: MTVETKEKTRDRQAWMGLLARAEARDLARLWEGFGPLPAHEVLRAPEIGGVMLRGRMGAVGDAFNMGEMSVTRCSVRLTDGPDGHAYVQGRSRDKALQAALADALMQGDAADEVRAKLLDPLAEIEGQRRASRAAKAAATKVDFFTMVRGED
- the phnH gene encoding phosphonate C-P lyase system protein PhnH — translated: MQTLSLTGGFRDAPKDAAFAFRAVMNAMAKPGEINSVTGAEPPAGLSTAAGVVLLTLCDPETPLYLAPGFDRPEVRDWITFHTGAPFAPATAAQFALGAWDDLPRGDFPLGTAAYPDRSATLIVEVDDLHGDGATLSGPGIKDSAALSLPERAAFQQNAALFPRGLDFIFTCGDRLAALPRSTKVS
- a CDS encoding carbon-phosphorus lyase complex subunit PhnI yields the protein MYVAVKGGERAIDNAHAWLAEERRGDAKVPELSVAQIREQMTLAVNRVMAEGSLYDPDLAALAIKQARGDLIEAVFLIRAYRTTLPRFGASRPMDTGTMACDRRVSATFKDAPGGQVLGPTFDYTHRLLDFKLAADGEVPPAPEAPEAEPPAETPHIMEFLDREGLMQRDTDSKTPPRDLTREPLELPATRDLRLQALTRGDEGFVLGMAYSTQRGYARNHAFVAELRIGKVAVEMDIPELGFAIEIGEVELTECETVNQFAGSKTEPPQFTRGYGLVFGMSERKAISMALVDRALRWEELGEDNLGAPAQDAEFVLYHADNIQATGFLEHIKLPHYVDFQSELELIRKLRREATAAAQDAAREAAE
- a CDS encoding alpha-D-ribose 1-methylphosphonate 5-phosphate C-P-lyase PhnJ, with translation MNDYNFAYLDEQTKRMIRRAILKGLAIPGYQVPFASREMPMPYGWGTGGVQVSAAVLTPEDTFKVIDQGADDTTNAVSIRRFFQKTASVAVTEATTEASVIQTRHRIPEATLREDQVLVYQVPIPEPLRFLEPSEVETRKMHELEEYGLMHVKLYEDIAQHGAIATAYAYPVKVEGRYVMDPSPIPKFDNPKLEMAAIQLFGAGREQRIYALPPYTQVVSLDFEDHPFEASKADHPCGLCGAEDSYLDELIVDDAGGRLFMCSDTDYCAARQAAGHRGADAAPVVEGMA
- the phnK gene encoding phosphonate C-P lyase system protein PhnK; the protein is MTPLLQVENIAKFYGARIGCTDVSFDLFPGEVMGIVGESGSGKSTLLNTLAGHLTPDRGAVRFDTRADGLRDTVTMSEPERRMLSRTDWAFVHQHARDGLRMNVSAGGNVGERLMAVGARHYGDIRASATDWLGRVEINEDRIDDRPSAFSGGMQQRLQIARNLVTGPRLVFMDEPTGGLDVSVQARLLDLLRGLVREMGLSAIIVTHDLAVVRLLADRLMVMKDGHVVETGLTDQVLDDPQHGYTQLLVSSVLQV
- the phnL gene encoding phosphonate C-P lyase system protein PhnL translates to MIRVENVSKSFTLHNQGAAVIPVMRGGELTVARGECVALTGASGAGKSTLMRMIYGNYLTASGRIMVGDLDVAQAAPREILELRRHVLGYVSQFLRVVPRVATLDVVAEPLRAVGSSEAEARARAEELLAQLNIPERLWQLSPTTFSGGEQQRVNIARGFAHPYPVLLLDEPTASLDATNRATVLALIEEAKARGTAILGIFHDEAARDQICDREVDVTRFTPGLAA
- the phnN gene encoding phosphonate metabolism protein/1,5-bisphosphokinase (PRPP-forming) PhnN translates to MSGRFIAVVGPSGVGKDSVMAALAEAQPDLFLARRAITRPSEAGGEDFDGIEEDTFLRLEAEGAFALSWAAHGLRYGIPIAVDMALAEGRDVLANLSRAVLTEAKLRFDRFEVLSLTAAPEVLAARLRGRGRESEAEITARLARAERALPDHIAAIEIDNSGPLKQTVAQALAAFYPERAAR
- a CDS encoding DUF1045 domain-containing protein, with translation MKFDRYAIYYTPQGALAEAGAAWLGWDLARGRAVAHPEVAGLDVAALTETPRKYGLHATVKPPFVLAEGTTADGVLTEFKTLCKRLAPVTLDGLALTPLGRFLALTPEGDTAALNAIAAEVVRGLDTFRAPPTEADLARRRQANLTPEQEANLSQWGYPYVMEAFRFHITLTGKLPKADLPQVTAALAPYITPHLPQPFVLDSLTLVGQAEDGMFHEVHRAALSG
- a CDS encoding alpha-D-ribose 1-methylphosphonate 5-triphosphate diphosphatase, which encodes MTKETILANAKIILPDAVIPGSVVLRDGVIAEIAEGTALPKGAIDCEGRYVAPGLVELHTDNLERHMKPRPKVDWPHRAAIIAHDRELAGTGITTVFDAIRVGSILSDEGRKRYGKYARDMADEILMMRDSGALAISHHIHLRAEICSETLEEELAEFGPDDKVGIVSLMDHTPGQRQFRDVQKFEDYVCGKNGLPREDFGDYVTFLHGLQDRLGAKHEAAAVAAAARYGAALASHDDTTAAQVATSHAHGVRLAEFPTTREAAEACHAQDIATIMGAPNLVRGGSHSGNVAAKELAELDLLDILSSDYVPAALLLGAVQLGNLWGDMARGLATVTRTPSHHAGLTDRGEIALGARADLILFDIMKDAPILRAVYAMGNRVA